Proteins encoded within one genomic window of Actinoplanes octamycinicus:
- a CDS encoding DUF6301 family protein, translating into MPEQPTLEELITTCRAVSGWSWRAADLPALAARLGWQLRCAGLDYASADAPWPGGEQAISVLYHRHAVDRVSFALTLPIDSISADLAAAGALLGEPAWESGGIRGWPQFTIRPRPPQTVLDWSPAEAYEGDPATLAETWERLHVVLADIDSEGEESDTLILSHGPYYVQVQYTADQKFVEAVADCYLPGQHRYTGAQLALLHQLGWQPHDSANWSGSGLHGELAAVFVRTLRDVFGAGSASEVTARRFDVEGRREY; encoded by the coding sequence GTGCCGGAACAGCCGACGCTGGAGGAACTGATCACCACGTGCCGGGCGGTGTCCGGCTGGTCCTGGCGGGCTGCCGACCTGCCGGCGCTCGCCGCCCGGCTCGGCTGGCAGCTGCGGTGCGCCGGGCTCGACTACGCGTCCGCCGACGCGCCGTGGCCGGGCGGGGAGCAGGCGATCAGCGTCCTCTACCACCGGCACGCCGTCGACCGGGTCTCGTTCGCCCTCACCCTCCCGATCGACAGCATCAGCGCCGACCTGGCCGCGGCCGGCGCCCTGCTCGGCGAGCCGGCCTGGGAGTCCGGCGGAATCCGCGGCTGGCCGCAGTTCACCATCCGGCCCCGGCCGCCGCAGACGGTCCTGGACTGGAGTCCGGCCGAGGCGTACGAGGGTGACCCGGCCACGCTGGCCGAGACGTGGGAGCGGCTGCACGTGGTGCTGGCCGACATCGACAGCGAGGGCGAGGAGAGCGACACGCTGATCCTGTCCCACGGGCCGTACTACGTGCAGGTGCAGTACACCGCTGACCAGAAATTCGTCGAGGCGGTCGCCGACTGCTACCTGCCCGGTCAGCACCGGTACACCGGCGCCCAGCTGGCGCTGCTGCACCAGCTCGGCTGGCAGCCACACGACTCGGCGAACTGGTCGGGCAGCGGCCTCCACGGCGAGCTTGCCGCGGTGTTCGTCCGCACGCTGCGCGACGTGTTCGGCGCCGGGTCGGCCAGCGAGGTGACCGCGCGCCGTTTCGACGTCGAGGGCCGCCGGGAGTACTGA
- a CDS encoding group II truncated hemoglobin, with translation MTTLYEFAGGDEALHRLEELFYDKVLADPVLRRVFPIRQPTHVRHLTWFTAESFGGPDRFTTGPGFQYLIDVHRNLKITDAERDRFVALYLEAVDEAGLPDDPAFRAAIREHVEFGVRVAQQNSHAETDEGLHPIRAVPAWTWPG, from the coding sequence ATGACCACTCTGTACGAGTTCGCCGGCGGCGACGAAGCCCTGCACCGCCTGGAAGAGTTGTTCTACGACAAGGTGCTGGCCGACCCGGTGCTGCGCCGCGTCTTCCCGATCCGCCAGCCCACCCACGTCCGTCATCTCACCTGGTTCACCGCGGAGTCGTTCGGCGGCCCGGACCGGTTCACCACCGGCCCGGGCTTCCAGTACCTGATCGACGTCCACCGGAACCTGAAGATCACCGATGCGGAGCGGGACCGGTTCGTCGCGCTCTACCTGGAGGCGGTCGACGAGGCCGGGCTCCCCGACGACCCGGCTTTCCGGGCGGCGATCCGCGAGCACGTCGAGTTCGGTGTGCGGGTGGCCCAGCAGAACTCGCACGCCGAAACCGACGAGGGGCTGCACCCGATCCGCGCGGTGCCGGCCTGGACCTGGCCGGGCTAG
- a CDS encoding reductase, whose protein sequence is MRILILGGSGFVGRVLAAEAVAAGHRVTVFNRGQRDPVPGVTTLVGDRLGTPDFGPGTWDAVIDTWSAEASAVGTAATALAGRAGHLTYVSSRSVYLWPGTARMTEDAPLAPLDDPGYAGDKLRAERETAAFGGPVLLARAGLILGPHEDVGRLPWWLTRLHRGGPTLAPGPRDLPLQYIDVRDLALFILANIGTEGPVNLVSPSGHTTMGELLETAAEVTGGRAELRWTDPEPILAAGVQPWTDLPIWLPPGEGHDFMHQGDVRKALAAGLRCRPVRETVEDTWAWLRSLPGEAPKRTDRPAVGLDPEVEAKLLAV, encoded by the coding sequence ATGCGGATTCTCATCCTGGGCGGCAGTGGTTTCGTCGGTCGCGTGCTCGCGGCGGAAGCGGTCGCGGCCGGGCACCGGGTGACGGTGTTCAATCGCGGACAGCGCGATCCGGTGCCCGGCGTGACCACGCTGGTCGGCGACCGGCTCGGCACGCCCGACTTCGGGCCCGGCACCTGGGACGCGGTGATCGACACCTGGTCCGCGGAGGCGTCCGCGGTGGGCACGGCCGCGACCGCGCTCGCGGGCCGTGCCGGACATCTGACGTACGTCAGCAGCCGCTCGGTCTATCTCTGGCCGGGGACCGCGCGGATGACCGAGGACGCGCCCCTGGCCCCGCTGGACGATCCGGGCTACGCCGGCGACAAACTGCGCGCCGAGCGGGAGACCGCGGCGTTCGGCGGCCCGGTGCTGCTCGCCCGGGCCGGCCTGATCCTCGGCCCGCACGAGGACGTCGGCCGGCTGCCCTGGTGGCTCACCCGGCTGCACCGCGGCGGTCCCACCCTGGCGCCCGGCCCGCGGGACCTGCCGCTGCAGTACATCGACGTGCGCGACCTGGCCCTGTTCATCCTCGCCAACATCGGCACGGAGGGCCCGGTCAACCTGGTCAGCCCGTCCGGGCACACCACCATGGGCGAGCTGCTGGAGACGGCCGCGGAGGTGACCGGCGGGCGGGCCGAGCTGCGCTGGACCGACCCGGAGCCGATCCTGGCGGCCGGCGTGCAGCCGTGGACCGACCTGCCGATTTGGCTGCCGCCGGGCGAGGGCCACGACTTCATGCACCAGGGCGACGTGCGCAAGGCCTTGGCGGCCGGGCTGCGGTGCCGCCCGGTCCGGGAGACCGTCGAGGACACCTGGGCGTGGTTGCGGTCGCTGCCCGGCGAGGCCCCGAAGCGTACGGACCGGCCGGCGGTCGGCCTCGACCCGGAGGTGGAGGCCAAACTGCTGGCGGTCTAG
- a CDS encoding heme-degrading domain-containing protein, which produces MSDELQHLIADLEEQEKRLVFPRFEEADAWALGCLLVNLATERRLPVAVDIRRGQQQLFHAGLPGSTADNDTWIERKVRVVYRFAASSYRIGRELAAKGRELNEAMGVEPIRYAAHGGAFPIRVPGAGVVGVVTVSGLPQAEDHALVVEAVETFLGD; this is translated from the coding sequence ATGAGCGACGAGTTGCAGCACCTGATCGCCGATCTGGAGGAGCAGGAGAAACGCCTGGTCTTCCCCCGCTTCGAGGAGGCCGACGCCTGGGCGCTGGGCTGCCTGCTGGTCAACCTGGCCACCGAGCGCCGGTTGCCGGTCGCGGTGGACATCCGCCGCGGCCAGCAGCAGCTGTTCCACGCCGGGTTGCCCGGGTCCACCGCCGACAACGACACCTGGATCGAGCGCAAGGTCCGGGTGGTGTACCGGTTCGCCGCGTCGTCCTACCGGATCGGCCGTGAGCTGGCCGCCAAGGGCCGCGAGCTGAACGAGGCGATGGGCGTCGAGCCGATCCGGTACGCCGCGCACGGCGGCGCGTTCCCGATCCGGGTGCCCGGCGCCGGGGTGGTCGGCGTGGTGACCGTTTCCGGCCTCCCGCAGGCCGAGGACCACGCGCTGGTGGTCGAGGCCGTGGAGACCTTCCTCGGCGACTGA
- a CDS encoding sulfite exporter TauE/SafE family protein, with translation MIVTLLVAAAAAGWVDAVVGGGGLLLLPALLVAAPQLPLPTALGTNKLAAICGTSTAAITYARRTKIDWGVAGPSAALALVCAGCGALLAGHVSPTVYRPIVLVVLIAVAVFVTVRPAMGLAEHMEKRTPLRRGVAVAVAGGLIAAYDGLIGPGTGTFLVLAFTTIVGADFVHGSAMAKLVNTGTNLGALIVFAATGHVHWWLGAGMAVCNIAGAVLGARMALRKGSGFVRIVLLVVVLALIVKLGVDQMRMQ, from the coding sequence GTGATCGTCACGCTCCTGGTGGCGGCCGCCGCGGCCGGATGGGTCGACGCGGTCGTCGGCGGTGGCGGGTTGCTGCTGCTGCCGGCGCTGCTGGTCGCCGCCCCGCAACTGCCGCTGCCCACCGCGCTGGGCACCAACAAGCTCGCCGCGATCTGCGGGACCAGCACCGCGGCGATCACCTACGCCCGGCGTACCAAAATCGACTGGGGGGTGGCCGGGCCGTCCGCGGCCCTGGCCCTGGTCTGCGCCGGCTGCGGCGCGCTGCTGGCCGGGCACGTCTCGCCGACCGTCTATCGGCCGATCGTGCTGGTCGTGCTGATCGCCGTGGCGGTCTTCGTGACCGTGCGCCCGGCCATGGGCCTGGCCGAGCACATGGAGAAACGCACCCCGCTGCGCCGCGGCGTGGCGGTCGCGGTGGCCGGCGGGCTGATCGCCGCCTACGACGGGCTGATCGGGCCGGGCACCGGCACGTTCCTGGTCCTGGCGTTCACCACGATCGTCGGCGCCGACTTCGTGCACGGCTCGGCGATGGCGAAACTGGTCAACACCGGCACCAACCTGGGCGCGCTGATCGTCTTCGCGGCGACTGGGCACGTGCACTGGTGGCTCGGCGCCGGGATGGCGGTCTGCAACATCGCCGGCGCGGTCCTGGGCGCCCGGATGGCGCTGCGCAAGGGTTCCGGCTTCGTCCGGATCGTGCTGCTGGTCGTGGTGCTGGCCCTGATCGTCAAGCTCGGTGTCGACCAGATGAGAATGCAGTGA